The genomic window caaggaAAATCATAATTGCAAAATTGTTCCAACGAAATGAATatcgattaaaatatattaatatcttaaaataaatatctattatagGGATACAGCCGGTCAGGAACGTTTTCGTACAATAACAACAGCATACTATCGTGGTGCAATGGGTATTATGTTGGCATATGATATAACAAATgagaaaagttttgaaaatatcaaaaattggatACGAAATATTGAAGAGAATGCATCCGCCGATGTAGAGAAAATGTTATTGGGCAATAAATGTGAATTGAATGATAAACGACAAGTGACGAAAGAACGTGGTGAACAACTTGCCATTGAATATGgtatcaaatttattgaaacaagTGCTAAAGCTAGTATTAATGTAGAAGAGGCATTCTTTACGTTAGCTAGGGACATTAAAGCTAAAATGGAAAAGAAATTGGTATGTACagaagtattttattataatttaaacatgATAATCATGCAAAAGAGCGAGTCTATTATCGGCTATAAATTATCGTAAAATTAACTGTTCTTGATgcttatcaaatttttcgataatttatttccaaaaaaagcgaatcttatttttgcataattacCCTAATCATTTGTAATTTCGAAtggatttaattatttatacttataaacTACTGTATGTttataacaaatgaaatttacataatttaaaaacctccgacaaatgcggCTTTTTCCTTGTAtctctctccaaactgaaccgatattcttaaaacatagctaagaatacacacacatatatcgatcaaacttataactctCTTTGGTTCGGGGACTAAAAAAAGCTCATGgtttcaattaatataaaacttgaTGTGTGCTTTACCCACAAACTTCGCTAGGAAATTCCACCTTTATGCATCAATAACACCACCGTTAGACTTTAGGATCTTAGTCTTAACTTCATAGTTATTTTGTTTAGTTTGCCCACAGGGCGAAGGGAAAATAGTTCTGCAGTATCAAACTTGAGTTTCGTATAATGAAGTTTTGGGTACCGATAACTATGTGTAATCCGCGACACAGcaccttttttgttaaatgaacaAAACTTGGAACACTGTGAGTGGCTTTCTTttgcgagtctaccaaactttctcaattctgtctatttaaaaaaaaaaagatgtttgaACTTTTAGAAAAGTGGAAGAGTTAATTGATTTAGTTATAAATATTCTTCTTCGTTAATCAATTCTTCcgcgttgtttgtttttaaaaataaataaaacatttaaataatttaatttattataaatataaataattggtccaTCTAATTGATTTCTATATAAGTCTCTTTTACtatttatcaaaagaaatatgtaaatatttattggtaaaattagttaattatattatacaggTGATTCTAAATCTTGTATGAAAAGTGCTatgtaatgtaattaatttttgtatgtctATCCATCCATTGTTAGAAAATGGCTCCTACAAGGTTATACCTTTACAAACGGAGTTGATTAGCGTTCTTCAATCTAGCATTAATGTCAAAAAAGAtgcgaataaaataaattgctcgttaaattttatttagaatcacCTTTATACAATATTATGTAATGAGTAGAAAAGAGATTTcatataattgattaattattaattactgaattgataaaataattaaatggagacttttttatttttctattgatGACTTACATACGCTTCTCCTTCAATGTgttgggaatataattttaatttatagaaggtaaaatattatttaaacgcATGTTTCTGCTTATATCTAActagaaaattgaaatgttttatgaaatactATTCGAtcgctgaaaaatattttttaaattcgagaatcatttaaaaagaaaacatttagcCAGAATTTTGCTGGatatacttaatattataattatagtaCCGAATgctaagaaattttcaaaattattagtgATTTTCTGATCTACTATTAAAGCTAATCTGTTTGTTGtcgatgtatttatttttaatttataattgatttgaaacaaatatttttgatttactaCCAAttatttgggggggggggggggtatagGCTTAGCTGAAATATCTTAAAGTTGTTTTTGATAATTCGAAGATCTTGAAAAGAAACGTACAAATCGAATACATAGCAAACGTGGCtcagaatttatattttctgaaattttgagTAGAACCTGATTTACTCATAAAAACTGcccgatttgaatttttgtgataaaattgcCGTTCTTTTCGTATATTATCAATGCAACAGCATCCGTCTGTTACTTCATTAATCAGCgagtaaataaatacaaataatttttaaaaaatatcttaaatatttgtttcattctAATATTGTGAATGCattttattgtgaatatttaattgaattaaattgatatttgaatGATTGTTTGTGATATTAATATGTGTAATGTTTGTTATTATTGTGGTTTGAAATGCCTTTAAAACCACAAATATAAGGTgaaatcatttaatattatcttttattcttattattgtAGATTATTCGATCACTCAACTCGATTTTATCTTTAAGTTTTCTCCACGATCACGAATGTTCAAGTTTTCGTGTTCAATATCATCTGTGAttacttttcaatttaaaaatttcaacaataatatccttaggctttttttttcgtagggcaaattttatttgcaataatatgACTAACATGatgaagtaaataataaaaggaaTCATTATATCTTATGAAAAGATAGCCTCTGTTTGTATCATTTATAAagggttttatttattattccaaGGCTATTTGGGATTCACTAGGTGGGTGACAGGATAATTAACATATTGAAAAATAGCTAGCATTTGAAGAATATATTGCTTTTtcgaaattagttaaaaaaatgattttttggaaacaattttgtatttttatgtttaaatttcgCGTTAGTGATCGAACAACCTTAAAtactgtaaatataatttttatttacacatttcaaatattattttttataaatattgtttttaaaagctgtttatttattgaaattactaaaatagaattataatttataataattacattgcATACTTTCTAGTatctttattaaacaaataatgaatgttttgtttttattaggaGGCCAGTAATCCCCCAAAAGGTGGACATCAATTGAAAGCATCTGAACCACAAAGAAAGCCACCGAGTTGGTTATCACGATGCACTTTACTTTGACCGTCTATTAGTTATAttgtgaattattaatattgtatacCTTTTAATAGGTAAGTATTTACCAACTACAACGAATAAAGAGTGAAAGAGTGTACACATAAAAAGCAAGTGCATAGATCGCAAGctagaaaaacaaatatttcatagCGTGTTTCCAGATTATTTACATTCTGTCCAAAAATTATCGGGAATTCGCTTATATGAAAACTTTTGGAGACACAAttcttcataaataatttatcatttgatacaaatgaaatatttccGATATTTTTCGCAAAATTCCTTAAAGGAAATCCTCTTTCTCtcttttttcttacaaataataatggataatcaataaatataataaaaattattttaatatttgtaggATATGATGATCAAACATGACgaaaatgaagaaataaaataagtaaaaaataactgtgacaatgatataaataattataataataataataataatatgtaatcaaTGAAttgatattacatattattagaATTCGTCATTTTGATAAGAATGCAAAGCACAGACTTgaaagtataatttaaatttaataaacaattttgatactcggttatatatttaattatatcaaatttaaataaatttattttaactctttgtttattattatttacttttattaattaacaatgagttaaataatttatataaaaaaataaaaaaaaaaaaaaaaaaaaagacacaaaacattatatttttatgtacttcACTTTAATTAGTTCGTACATACCTACTATTTACTTGTAAGACACGATGTAAGTACGAGTAATATGGActgctattttttaatttgaggaatagattttcaaaatgta from Chrysoperla carnea chromosome 2, inChrCarn1.1, whole genome shotgun sequence includes these protein-coding regions:
- the LOC123292066 gene encoding ras-related protein Rab-8A isoform X1, with product MAKTYDYLFKLLLIGDSGVGKTCVLFRFSENSFNTSFISTIGIDFKIRTIELDGKKIKLQIWDTAGQERFRTITTAYYRGAMGIMLAYDITNEKSFENIKNWIRNIEENASADVEKMLLGNKCELNDKRQVTKERGEQLAIEYGIKFIETSAKASINVEEAFFTLARDIKAKMEKKLKEASNPPKGGHQLKASEPQRKPPSWLSRCTLL
- the LOC123292066 gene encoding ras-related protein Rab-8A isoform X2; the encoded protein is MAKTYDYLFKLLLIGDSGVGKTCVLFRFSENSFNTSFISTIGIDFKIRTIELDGKKIKLQIWDTAGQERFRTITTAYYRGAMGIMLAYDITNEKSFENIKNWIRNIEENASADVEKMLLGNKCELNDKRQVTKERGEQLAIEYGIKFIETSAKASINVEEAFFTLARDIKAKMEKKLEASNPPKGGHQLKASEPQRKPPSWLSRCTLL